One Chaetodon auriga isolate fChaAug3 chromosome 14, fChaAug3.hap1, whole genome shotgun sequence genomic window carries:
- the tmx1 gene encoding thioredoxin-related transmembrane protein 1 yields the protein MACSLTGSTVGSTMFSLTRQTKHRPWICCLLMVMCLTSLSVSAKRDSLREVTDGNWEEILAGEWMIEFYAPWCPACQQLQPVWKEFADWGEDMGVNIAKVDVTDQPGLSGRFIITSLPTIYHCKDGVFRKYQGARTKDDFLSFVDEQKWKAVEPVSSWFAPSSFLMNSMSALFKLSMFIRRCHNYMTEHLGIPVWGSYVIFGLATLFSGLALGLLLVFIADFVFPSRRFSSPDYYQKKQTMQQARLLQQQEEEHEADGEEDDDEEEDEQDDVWRRRRGSPEGRPEPKGQGFSDEALRKRVVGNREEEEEEEEDT from the exons ATGGCGTGTTCGCTAACAGGCAGCACTGTAGGCTCAACAATGTTTTCTTTAACGCGGCAAACCAAACACCGCCCGTGGATATGCTGTTTATTGATGGTGATGTGTTTAACGTCGCTGTCAGTTTCGGCAAAGCGGGACAGCCTCAGGGAAGTGACCGACGGGAACTGGGAGGAAATCCTGGCAGGAGAATGGATGATTGAATT CTACGCACCCTGGTGCCCAGCATGCCAGCAGCTCCAGCCGGTGTGGAAGGAGTTTGCGGACTGGGGGGAGGACATGGGGGTCAACATAGCCAAGGTGGACGTTACAGATCAACCCG GTCTGAGTGGGCGATTTATCATCACTTCACTTCCTACTATTTACCA ctgtaaaGATGGCGTCTTCCGGAAGTACCAGGGAGCTCGCACTAAAGATGACTTCCTCAGCTTTGTTGATGAGCAGAAGTGGAAAGCAGTGGAGCCAGTTTCCTCCTGGTTTGCGCCATCTTCATTTCT AATGAATTCAATGTCTGCTTTGTTCAAGCTCTCCATGTTTATCCGG cgtTGTCATAACTACATGACAGAGCACCTGGGGATCCCTGTCTGGGGTTCCTATGTTATCTTTGGCCTGGCCACTCTGTTCTCTGGCCTCGCGCTGGGACTG TTGCTGGTGTTCATTGCAGACTTTGTCTTCCCCTCACGAAGGTTTTCTTCTCCGGATTACTACCAGA agaaacagacgATGCAGCAGGCGAGGTTACTCCAACAGCAAGAGGAAGAACATGAGGCTGATGGCGAGGAAGACGACGAcgaagaggaagatgagcagGATGatgtctggaggaggaggagagggtccCCGGAGGGCCGCCCAGAACCTAAGGGACAGGGTTTCTCTGACGAAGCTCTGAGGAAGAGGGTGGTGGGCAACcgtgaggaggaagaagaggaggaggaggacacctAG